A window from Drosophila subobscura isolate 14011-0131.10 chromosome O, UCBerk_Dsub_1.0, whole genome shotgun sequence encodes these proteins:
- the LOC117898627 gene encoding transcription initiation factor TFIID subunit 1 isoform X3 has protein sequence MDTLSDNSDDEGSIGNGGGDFGMDLTGILFGNIDSDGRLLADDERGNGFDAELRENLGSLSKMGLNSLLNEVIDTKDAEASSDDDEDEKEPTSDSATSGLSVFDALKASVKKEETDDGTVTAQDDAIDYSDITELSEDCPRTPPEQESYDDLEDAIPASKVETKPTKDDKELMPPPSTPLGRASGSSGPEEVPAKAPSPDGGGGSSSSSEAKASGDPKDDSRLDTPLADILPSKYQNVDVRVLFPDFRKNKVLRFSRLFGPGKPTSMPQIWRHVRRRRRKRNQSRDQKTTNTGGSDSPSDTEEPRHRGFNLFFGQEPTPAACMSDDEEKLLSDLNRVDVRQEGPENGENSDQKPKVADWRFGPAQIWYDMLEVPESGDGFNYGFKMKSTTNNQSKDTVVPEEPAASSRPEASGGDSEKATLAEDAFLMVSQMHWEDDVVWDGNDIKAKVMQKLNSKTNAAGWLPSSGSRTAGAFSQPGKPAMPVGGSGSSKQGSSAASKKAQQNAQNKPTEVPDDTWYSLFPVENEELIYQKWEDEIIWDAQQMTKVPKPKVLTLDPNDENIILGIPDDIDPSKINKSIGPPPKIKIPHPHVKKSKILLGKAGVINVLAEDAPPPPPKSPDRDPFNISNDTYYAPKTEPSTLRMKVGGGNLIQHSTPVVELRAPFVPTHMGPMKLRSFHRPPLKKYSHGPLAQESHQNVYSLLKHIVKKAKQREVERIASGGGDVFFMRNPEDLSGKDGDIVLAEFCEEHPPLMNQVGMCSKIKNYYKRKAEKDSGPQDYVYGEVAFAHTSPFLGILHPGQCIQALENNMYRAPIYPHKMAHNDFLIIRTRNNYWIRAVTAIFTVGQECPLYEVPGPNSKRANNFTRDFLQVFIYRLFWKSRDQPRRIRMDDIKRAFPAHSESSIRKRLKQCADFKRTGMDSNWWVIKPEFRLPSEEEIRAMVSPEQCCAYFSMIAAEQRLKDAGYGEKFLFAPQEDDDEEAQLKLDDEVKVAPWNTTRAYIQAMRGKCLLQLSGPADPTGCGEGFSYVRVPNKPTQTKEEQESQPKRSVTGTDADLRRLPLQRAKELLRKFKVPEEEIKKLSRWEVIDVVRTLSTEKAKAGEEGMDKFSRGNRFSIAEHQERYKEECQRIFDLQNRVLASSEILSTDEAESSASEESDLEELGKNLENMLSNKKTSTQLSLEREEQERQELLRQLDEEHGDGASRAKAKEDASNQPLANQNQGRILKITRTFKGLDGKEYTRVETVRRQPVIDAYIKIRTTKDEQFIKQFATLDEQQKEEMKREKRRIQEQLRRIKRNQERERLAQLAQNQKLQPGGMPTSLGDPKSSGGHAHKERDHGYKEVSPSRKKFKLKPDLKLKCGACGQVGHMRTNKACPLYTGMQSSLSQSNPSLADDLDEQSERETNMDDDDLVNVDGTKVTLSSKVLRRHGEESKRRSGMGLSLKMSRDGKKKRRLGSDPHCDYLQRHNKTANRRRTDPVVVLSSILELILNELRTMPDVSPFLFPVNSKKVPDYYQVVTKPMDLQTMREYIRQRRYTSRQMFLEDLKQIVDNSALYNGAHSAYTVAAQRMFESCYGLFQQREEKLMRVEKAINPLLGDDDQVALSYIFEKLHAQVKLLNDAWPFLKPVNKKNVRDYYQVIKRPMDLECMQKIIDGHGYHSREEYMADIELMHANSLQYNGPEHRFTRNSTNIRAYARSQLEELAATCIPLEENIAKTRELAMENAPELDEAWGNDDYDLARGSRGSSPGDEYIDVESNVGATTAASIHRSMGSDGHMSHHAMPARKLPRPAVGEVKRGRGRPRKRHQPMEEDLNFSTDEEDDEEEDFQEVSEDENNAASILDQGERLQAPADGMDYIDPKNIKTEIDIEEQQLAEEPCGEDDSQQAAEAMVQLSGLGFYAQQQQDESMDVDPNYDPSDFLAMHKPRQPMGEPTTARSAFADFMANAQDDNGQYNPPEASTSAAAAAAAAAHEDESVVLQMPPASTLNNGMGIEEDLDVSDSDEEDDGRRRIKNEVFDDNENDMHQSQASHHSQPYHVDASNEPVLDYQQQQPMGFTSSQQAMGFSGAQQAMNFMGSQQPMDFTGAQQHMDFTGTQQQQQQHMDFPVVQQPMDFPNAQQPMDFPAAQQPMEFPAPQPGLEQQQNQQPQQPLVQGDNDYAWTF, from the exons ATGGACACTTTATCCGACAATAGTGACGATGAGGGGTCCATTGGCAATGGTGGGGGTGATTTCGGCATGGATCTAACCGGTATTCTCTTCGGTAACATTGACTCCGATGGCAGGCTGCTCGCGGACGACGAGAGGGGGAACGGCTTCGATGCGGAGCTGCGTGAAAATCTTGGATCGCTGTCGAA GATGGGTCTCAATTCGTTGCTGAACGAGGTGATTGACACCAAAGATGCCGAAGCCTCGtccgacgacgatgaggatgagaaggAGCCCACGTCCGACTCCGCCACCTCTGGCCTGAGTGTCTTCGATGCGTTGAAGGCTAGCGTGAAAAAGGAGGAGACCGACGATGGCACCGTCACAGCTCAGGACGATGCAATTGACTACTCGGACATAACCGAACTGTCCGAGGACTGTCCACGCACGCCCCCAGAGCAGGAGTCATACGATGACCTAGAAGATGCCATACCGGCATCCAAGGTTGAGACAAAGCCAA CCAAGGATGACAAGGAACTGATGCCGCCACCGAGTACGCCTCTGGGGCGAGCATCTGGTAGCAGCGGGCCTGAAGAGGTCCCCGCCAAAGCACCAAGCcccgacggcggcggcggctcgtCATCCAGTAGTGAGGCCAAAGCCAGTGGGGACCCCAAGG ACGACAGCAGACTGGACACCCCCTTGGCCGATATCCTGCCCTCCAAGTACCAGAATGTGGACGTCCGGGTACTCTTTCCCGACtttcgcaaaaacaaagtccTGCGATTTTCACGGCTCTTCGGTCCGGGGAAGCCAACAAGCATGCCGCAAATCTGGCGCCATGTCCGCAGGCGGCGAAGGAAACGGAATCAGTCGAGAGATCAAAAG ACGACGAACACTGGTGGCTCCGACTCGCCGAGCGACACAGAGGAGCCTCGCCATCGCGGCTTCAATTTGTTCTTTGGCCAAGAGCCCACGCCTGCGGCTTGCATGTCCGACGATGAGGAGAAGCTGCTCAGCGACCTCAATCGCGTGGATGTGCGGCAGGAGGGGCCCGAGAACGGCGAGAACAGCGACCAAAAGCCCAAGGTGGCCGATTGGCGCTTCGGACCGGCACAGATCTGGTACGATATGCTCGAGGTGCCCGAATCGGGCGATGGTTTCAATTACGGCTTCAAGATGAAGTCCACCACCAACAACCAGTCCAAGGACACTGTCGTTCCCGAAGAgccagccgccagcagcaggccagagGCAAGTGGCGGCGACAGCGAGAAGGCCACCCTAGCGGAAGATGCCTTCCTGATGGTCTCCCAGATGCACTGGGAGGACGATGTCGTCTGGGACGGCAACGACATCAAGGCCAAGGTGATGCAAAAGCTAAACTCCAAGACGAATGCTGCTGGATGGTTGCCCTCCAGCGGTTCCCGCACAGCAGGCGCCTTCAGTCAGCCGGGCAAGCCGGCAATGCCAGtgggcggcagtggcagctccaaGCAAGGCTCTTCGGCCGCCAGCAAGAAGGCACAACAGAA TGCGCAGAACAAACCCACCGAAGTGCCCGACGATACGTGGTACAGTCTGTTCCCCGTGGAGAACGAGGAGCTGATCTATCAGAAGTGGGAGGATGAGATCATTTGGGATGCGCAGCAGATGACCAAGGTGCCGAAGCCGAAGGTTCTTACGCTGGATCCCAACGATGAGAACATTATATTGGGCATACCCGACGACATTGATCCCTCGAAGATCAACAAGAGCATTGGGCCGCCGCCTAAGATCAAGATACCGCATCCGCATGTCAAGAAGTCGAAGATTCTGCTGGGCAAGGCGGGCGTCATCAATGTACTGGCCGAGGATgctccaccgccgccacccaaGAGCCCAGATCGGGATCCCTTCAACATTTCAAATGACAC TTACTACGCACCCAAGACGGAGCCTTCAACGCTACGCATGAAAGTGGGCGGCGGCAATCTCATCCAGCACTCGACGCCAGTGGTGGAGCTGCGCGCTCCCTTTGTGCCCACGCATATGGGGCCGATGAAGCTGCGCTCCTTCCATCGGCCGCCGCTGAAGAAGTACTCGCACGGGCCGCTGGCCCAGGAGTCGCACCAGAACGTCTACTCCCTGCTGAAGCACATCGTGAAGAAGGCCAAGCAGCGGGAGGTTGAGCGGATAGCCTCTGGCGGTGGTGATGTCTTCTTCATGCGCAATCCAGAGGATCTGAGCGGCAAGGATGGGGACATTGTGCTCGCCGAGTTCTGCGAGGAGCATCCGCCGCTGATGAATCAAGTGGGAATGTGCTCTAAGATCAAGAACTACTACAAACGCAAGGCGGAAAAGGACAGCGGACCGCAGGACTATGTGTATGGTGAGGTGGCCTTTGCCCACACCAGTCCCTTCCTCGGCATCCTCCATCCGGGGCAGTGCATCCAGGCGCTGGAGAATAACATGTACCGTGCGCCCATCTACCCGCACAAGATGGCTCACAATGACTTCCTCATCATTCGCACCAGAAACAACTACTGGATAAGGGCCGTCACGGCCATTTTCACTGTCGGACAGGAGTGTCCACTGTACGAGGTGCCGGGACCCAATTCGAAGCGAGCCAACAACTTTACGCGTGACTTCCTGCAG GTGTTTATCTATCGCTTGTTTTGGAAGAGTCGCGATCAGCCCCGGCGCATACGCATGGACGACATTAAGCGCGCCTTTCCCGCCCACTCGGAGAGCAGCATTCGGAAGCGTCTGAAGCAGTGCGCGGATTTCAAGCGCACGGGCATGGACTCCAATTGGTGGGTGATCAAGCCCGAGTTTCGTCTGCCCTCCGAGGAGGAGATACGCGCCATGGTCTCCCCGGAGCAGTGTTGTGCCTACTTCAGCATGATTGCCGCCGAACAGCGTCTAAAG GATGCTGGCTATGGGGAGAAATTCCTGTTTGCGCCCCAAgaggatgacgacgaggaggcTCAACTGAAGCTGGACGATGAGGTGAAGGTTGCCCCCTGGAACACCACGCGTGCCTACATCCAGGCCATGCGGGGCaagtgcctgctgcagctgagcgGCCCCGCAGATCCCACGGGATGCGGTGAAGGCTTCTCCTACGTGCGAGTGCCCAACAAGCCAACA CAAACGAAAGAGGAACAGGAGTCGCAGCCAAAGCGCTCGGTAACGGGCACTGATGCGGATCTGCGTCGCCTGCCGCTGCAAAgggccaaggagctgctgcgcaagTTCAAGGTGCCCGAGGAGGAGATCAAGAAGCTATCCCGTTGGGAGGTCATCGATGTGGTGCGCACCCTGTCCACGGAGAAGGCCAAGGCCGGAGAGGAGGGCATGGACAAGTTCTCGCGTGGCAATCGATTCTCCATCGCGGAGCACCAGGAGCGCTACAAGGAGGAGTGCCAGCGCATCTTCGATCTGCAGAATCGCGTGCTCGCCAGCTCTGAGATACTGTCCACCGATGAGGCCGAGTCCTCTGCCTCCGAGGAGTCCGATTTGGAGGAGCTGGGCAAGAACCTGGAGAACATGCTGTCCAACAAGAAGACCTCAACGCAGCTCTCGCTCGagcgggaggagcaggagcgacaggagctgctgcggcagctcgACGAGGAGCATGGCGATGGGGCCAGCAgggccaaggccaaggaggATGCCTCAAATCAGCCCCTGGCCAACCAGAATCAGGGCCGCATTCTCAAGATCACGCGCACGTTCAAGGGCCTTGACGGCAAGGAGTACACTCGCGTGGAGACGGTACGCCGGCAGCCCGTCATTGACGCATACATCAAGATTCGCACCACCAAGGACGAGCAGTTTATCAAGCAATTCGCAACGCTggacgagcagcagaaggaggagatgAAGCGCGAGAAGCGGCGCATCCAGGAGCAGCTGCGTCGCATCAAGCGCAACCAGGAGCGGGAGCGCCTCGCACAGTTGGCCCAAAACCAGAAACTGCAGCCCGGCGGCATGCCCACCTCGCTGGGCGATCCCAAGAGCTCTGGCGGTCATGCGCACAAGGAACGCGATCATGGCTACAAGGAGGTTAGTCCCTCGCGCAAGAAGTTCAAGCTGAAGCCAGACCTCAAACTGAAGTGCGGCGCCTGCGGCCAGGTGGGGCATATGCGCACCAACAAGGCCTGTCCGCTGTACACGGGCATGCAGAGCAGCCTCTCCCAGTCGAATCCCTCGCTGGCCGACGACCTGGACGAGCAGAGCGAGCGGGAAACCAACATGGATGATGACGATCTGGTTAATGTGGACGGCACCAAGGTGACGCTCAGCAGCAAGGTGCTGCGGCGTCATGGCGAGGAGAGCAAGCGGCGCAGCGGCATGGGCTTGAGCCTCAAGATGTCACGCGACGGCAAGAAGAAGCGGCGCCTGGGCAGCGACCCCCACTGCGACTATCTGCAGCGGCACAACAAGACCGCCAATCGACGGCGCACCGATCCTGTGGTGGTGCTCTCATCTATACTGGAACTGATCCTCAACGAGCTGCGCACCATGCCGGACGTGTCTCCGTTCCTGTTTCCCGTCAACTCGAAGAAAGTGCCGGACTACTACCAGGTGGTCACGAAGCCCATGGACCTGCAGACCATGCGGGAGTACATCAGGCAGCGTCGCTACACCAGTCGCCAGATGTTCCTCGAGGATCTCAAGCAGATTGTGGACAATTCGGCGCTATATAATGGCGCCCATAGCGCCTACACCGTGGCCGCCCAGCGCATGTTCGAGAGCTGCTACGGACTGTTCCAGCAGCGCGAGGAGAAGCTGATGCGCGTGGAGAAGGCCATCAATCCGCTGTTGGGAGATGACGATCAGGTGGCCCTGTCGTATATCTTTGAGAAGCTGCACGCACAGGTGAAGCTCCTCAACGATGCGTGGCCCTTCCTGAAGCCCGTCAACAAGAAGAATGTGAGGGACTACTACCAAGTGATCAAGCGACCAATGGATCTGGAGTGCATGCAAAAGATTATCGACG gaCATGGCTATCACAGTCGGGAGGAGTATATGGCAGACATTGAGCTGATGCATGCCAACTCCTTGCAGTACAATGGCCCCGAGCATCGCTTCACCAGAAACTCCACCAACATACGGGCCTACGCACGCTCACAACTGGAAGAG TTGGCGGCCACTTGCATCCCTCTCGAGGAGAACATTGCCAAGACCCGAGAGCTGGCCATGGAGAATGCACCCGAGCTGGACGAGGCATGGGGCAATGATGATTACGATTTGGCGCGTGGCAGCCGTGGCAGTTCGCCCGGGGACGAGTACATCGATGTGGAGAGTAATGTGGGCGCCACCACAGCAGCCTCCATACACCGCAGCATGGGCTCCGATGGCCATATGTCGCATCATGCGATGCCAGCCCGCAAGCTGCCACGTCCGGCCGTGGGCGAGGTGAAACGTGGCCGGGGCAGGCCACGCAAGAGGCACCAACCCATGGAGGAGG ACCTGAATTTCTCCACagacgaggaggatgatgaggaggaggacttcCAGGAGGTGTCCGAGGATGAGAACAATGCGGCAAGCATACTGGATCAGGGCGAACGTCTACAGGCGCCTGCCGATGGCATGGACTACATCGATCCGAAGAACATTAAGACGGAGATCGAcatcgaggagcagcagcttgcAG AGGAGCCGTGCGGCGAGGATGACAGCCAGCAGGCGGCGGAAGCAATGGTGCAGTTGAGTGGCCTTGGCTTCTAcgctcaacagcagcaag ATGAATCCATGGATGTGGATCCCAACTACGATCCCTCTGATTTTCTGGCCATGCACAAGCCACGCCAACCCATGGGAGAGCCCACCACCGCCCGGAGCGCCTTCGCGGACTTCATGGCAAACGCCCAGGACGACAATGGACAGTACAATCCACCGGAGGCCAGCACAagtgccgctgcagcagctgcggctgcggctcaCGAGGATGAGTCTGTGGTGTTGCAAATGCCACCGGCCAGCACCCTCAACAACGGCATGGGCATTGAGGAAGATTTGGACGTGTCGGACAGTGACGAGGAGGACGATGGTCGCAGGCGCATCAAGAACGAAGTGTTTGACGACAACGAGAATGATATGCACCAGTCGCAGGCCTCGCATCACTCTCAGCCCTACCACGTGGATGCCTCGAACGAGCCCGTGCTCGActaccagcaacagcagccaatgGGCTTTACAAGCTCCCAACAGGCAATGGGCTTTTCTGGCGCCCAGCAGGCAATGAACTTTATGGGCTCTCAGCAGCCAATGGACTTTACGGGCGCCCAACAGCATATGGACTTTACgggcacccagcagcagcagcaacaacatatgGACTTCCCGGTCGTCCAGCAGCCAATGGACTTTCCGAACGCCCAGCAACCCATGGACTTTCCGGCAGCCCAACAACCAATGGAATTTCCAGCGCCCCAGCCGGGActagagcaacagcaaaatcagcagccacagcagccactaGTGCAGGGGGATAATGATTATGCCTGGACATTCTAG